ATCGAACAAATTTCGCGCAGAGGGCGCAACTATGAGCAAAGCATCAGCATCCGGTACCTCGAAGACCTGAACAGAAACTACGAAGAATGGATTAGCAATTACAAAGAAGGCAATTTGCTCATTATCAATGTCGACTCTCTCGATTATGTACAAAATCCCGAAGACCTCGGACAGGTTATCAACCGAATTGACGCAGAACTTTTTGGACTTATCTAAACTTTCCGAAGATGCCTGGGAGGATTCATTGTACCCATTTTAATAAATTACAACACGTGTAATTTTTAATAAAATAAAACACTGAAAAGCAATCTAAAATAATTTTAATTCGTAGAAATAATAGTACGAATAATTTTATTTTACGATATGTCATTTCGTCAGAATCATAAACAATCGATCCAGCCAGAAGCACGTCTTACGGTAAAAAGGGCACTGGCACGCACAGGTGGCGTGATACTTGTCGCCCTGGCAGCTACTTTCTTTGTGGCATCACCAGACGGTACAGGGCCGGGCCTTTTGCCACAAGGAAGCAACGAACAATGTGCGATTAGTGCTCAACCTGACCAGGTAAGTCATACGGTAACCATCGCCTTTACCTTGTCAGGTGAAAGGGATATGGCCTTACAGATTCTTGATCCCAACCGCAATGAAATTATGAGCCGCCTGTTTACTCCGACTCCGCCCAACCAGCAAGTCACACTTACCATTGACGGATGGCCTAAAGGAAAATATACCGCCCGACTGTACAATCACAGGCAAGCGGTATCTTATGAATTTGAAATTGGTCCGGGCGAGATCACCGGCCGGTAATTTTGTCTGATCAGATATACTGATTAATCAGATTCTCAAACATTTCCTGTCTTCCACTGATTTGAGCAGGTTCACCCAACTCAATGGCGAGAGAACACAAATCTTCGAGGCTAAGTTTTCCGGATTCAAACTCCGCACCTTTTCCTTTGTCAAAAGACGCATAGCGTTCGGTACGCCATTGTTGCCAGGGAGAGTGTGTTCTGATTTTGTCAGCAATCAGCAAGGCACGGGCAAATACATCCATTGCTCCGATATGTGCATAAAATATATCAGATAAATCGGTAGAGTTTCTTCGGGTTTTGGCATCAAAGTTTACCCCTCCCCCACCAAAGCCGCCATTTTCCAAAATGACCAACATGGCTTCTGTTATCTCATACAGATTATTGGGAAACTGGTCGGTATCCCAACCATTTTGATAATCGCCTCTATTGGCATCAATACTCCCGAGTTTACCCGCGGCAGCAGCGACCTGAAGCTCGTGGTCAAACGTATGGCTGGCAAGCGTAGCGTGATTAACCTCAATGTTCAGGCTAAAGTCCTCCATGAGATCATATTCGCGCAGGAAATTCAGCACAGTCGCACAGTCAAAATCATACTGATGTTTCGTTGGCTCCATAGGTTTGGGTTCAATGAAAAACATACCCTTAAAGCCCTGTTTTCGCGCATAATCTTTTGCCATATGAAGAAACCTGGCCAAATGATCCAGTTCGCGTTTCATATCGGTATTGAGCAGAGACATATATCCTTCCCGGCCTCCCCAAAACACATAGTTCTCGCCATTGAGGGCAATCGTTGCATCCAACGCATTGCGCACCTGGGTAGCAGCATAAGGCAAAACATGGAAGTCGGGGTTTGTTGCAGCCCCGTTCATGTAGCGGGGATTAGAAAAAAGATTGGCCGTGCCCCAAAGTAGTTTTACTCCTGAAGCCGCTTGCTTTTCTTTGGCATAATCCACCACAATCTGCATTCTCCGCTCGTACTCAGCAATAGTTGGCCCCTCATCGACAAGATCAACATCATGAAAACAATAATAAGGAACACCAAGTTTTGTGATAAATTCGAAAGCTGCATCCATTTTATCCAGCGCCTGCTGCACAGGATCTGCACTTTTTTGCCAGGGAAAAACCTTAGTTCCAGGGCCAAAAGGGTCGCCGCCCGTATTGCACAACGTATGCCAATAGGCAACCGCAAAGCGGAAATGATCTTTCATTGATTTTCCGCCTACCACCTGGCTTTCGTTGTAATACTTAAATGCCAGAGGGTTGTCAGATTCTTTTCCTTCAAACGGAATTTTCCCTATACCCGGGAAAAATTCCACTGATCCGGTGAGCACTGAGTCTGAAAAATTTTGTAGTCGGTTCATAGTATAATAGAAGTTATAAATGGTAGTCGCCTGATCTCCTTATAGTCAATTTTACAACAAGTATATAATAAAACCAAACATATGCAAATTTTGCATTTTGTCAATTAGATTCTATTTTCGGGAAGTAAGAATATGTCACATACACATCCCGAAAAAATAGATCCCCTGTCCATCGACTGTACCATCTTCGGTTTTGAGGATGGGAAACTGGAAGTATTATTAATCCGCAGAGCCATCGAACCAAGTAAAGGGAAATGGGCTTTGCCCGGAGGCTTTATCCTGGTAAAGGAGGATATAGATGATGCTTCCCTGCGGATTTTAAAGGAAATGACTGGCGTTGAAAAGCTATTCATGGAACAACAGCAGGCTTTTGGCGCGGTAAATCGTTATCCCGGCCGGAGGGTAATAACCCTGGCATACTTTGCCCTCATACAACCCGGAAACTACAGTCTGAATCCCGGACCCGAGGCCAGTGATGTACGGTGGTTTGATGTAAAAGGTCTGCCGGAATTGCCTTTTGACCACGGGGCGATCATCGATCATGCGGTTACTACGCTCAGACAGAAAGTGAGGCATCAACCCATAGGTTTTGAACTGCTGCCTGAGAAATTCACCCTTCTTCAGTTGCAAGAGTTGTATGAAGCGGTATTAGGGCAAAAACTGGACAAACCCAACTTCCGAAGAAAAATGCAGGGGATGAACCTTCTGATATCTTTGAATGAATATCAGACAGGCGTAGCACACCGGGCGGCAAGACTGTACAAATTTGATATCGAAAGATATAACAAGCTGCGGGAAAGCGGATTTGTCTTTGAGGTATAACAAATAACCAGCGTTGTGAAAAACAGGATCAGGATAAAAGATATCGCCGAAAGAGCCCAAGTATCGCGGGGAACCGTGGACAGAGTGCTCCACAACCGGGGCAACGTAGCGCCTGAGATCAAACAGAGAATTCTGGAAGTCCTGGAAGAACTCAATTATGAGCGGAATATCATAGCCAGTACCCTTGCCTACAACCGGTTGTTGCGCATAGCCATTCTTTTGCCCGATTATTCGGATGATCCTTTTTGGGAAGAGCCCAAAAACGGGATCGAAATGGCACTAAAGTCCGTAGAGCATTACGGCGTAACCGTATCGTATTATCTTTTTGATCAGGATGACACACAGAGTTTTATGAACCAGACGGAGCAATTGCTCCAGGATGCGCCCGATGCAATTTTGCTGGCACCAGATTTTTTTAATGAATCTATGGTGTTTCTGGAAAAATGCCAGCAAAGAGGCATCCCCTATATGCAGATCAATACACATCTCGCGCGGAAGGAATCCTGCAACCTGGGATATATTGGTCAGGACACCTACCAAAGCGGTGTATTGGCCGGCAGACTACTCTCCTATCTGATTCCCCCGGAAAGTACAGTCGGCGTACTTCACCTCGAAAAAGGACTGCCCAATGCCCATCACCTGATTGAAAAGGAAAAAGGCTTCAGAGATTTTTTTGCCAGGCACAACAACGGAAAAACAAAAGTGGTACAACTTGCTTTTTCTCCGTTTGGCGAACGGCAGGAGCTATTTGACTTTCTGGACCAAAACCTCCTGTCTGTAATAGATATACGCGGGCTCATGGTCACCACCTCACGTATATTTTTACTGGCAGAATATCTTCAGGAACGGGCGATGGACCATATCAGCCTGGTTGGTTTTGACCTGATAGAAAAAAACATCCAGTTACTGGAAGAAGGGAAAATACAATTTCTGATCAACCAAAACCCATTCAAACAAGGCTACTATGGCATTATGAATATTGTCGAACACCTGATCAAAAAATCAGAAGCAGAGAGTATGCGTATGCTCCCACTGGATATTGCCGTCAAAGAAAATATTCATTACTATGTCAAAGCAACCCGAGACCTTAGAGTTGTCGTTTAATAAATTAAGGCAAAAAAAAATAAGCTGTTGAAAAATATTTTTACTAAGTTGTGTAAAGATTGATGTTTTTTTAATAGCTTGTGCCCGCGCACAGGATTACTGAGAGACTACTACTAATCATACTATGGACCTACATCTGCCATTATTACCTCCCGACAATTTTCCTCAATTGTATTGCTGCTTATTGCCCCTGATAGCGATTACTTAAGTTATATCTATTGCAATGCCATATTATTTGATAAAATAATCTGATAACTTTTACTTCTGTTTCCCTCAATACCGTAAAGGATTGATTTAGGGAACAGGGTTCGTTCTTTATCAACCGTTCATCCTATACTACATCAGGAAAAACGAATTAGCATTCTAAATCATTAACCCATCCTTTTATGAATCACATTCGACAATTAGATTTCAAGTTCACGCAGACTTCTTCATGGAAGCTCCTGAGCGTACTGTCAATCACGTTGTTACTTAGTACCGGTTTGTTTGCACAAACTACTGTAACCGGACGTGTTACCGATGCGTCCGGCGATGGCATGATCGGGGTAACCGTTGCTGTTAAAGGCAGTAATTCCGGTGCGCTTTCTGAATCAAATGGTAGCTACAAAGTGAGTGTACCATCTGATGGTGTACTGGTGTTTTCTTTCCTCGGTTATGAAACTGTTGAAGAGGCAGTAAATGGTCGCACCACGATCAATGTCTCTATGAAAGAACAGGATATCACTGCCGATGAGGTAATCATTACTGCATTGGGTATTCAAAGAGAGACAAAAGCGCTGACTTATGCTGCGCAAAGTGTAAATACTGACGAAATTGCCAAAGCCCGTGACCTGAACGTGGTCAACTCGCTCTCTGGTAAAGTAGCAGGTCTTTCTATCAGCCCATCTGGTGCTGGTGTAGGTGCTCCTTCACGGGTAATCCTCCGCGGTAACCGCTCTATTGCAGGTAACAGCCAGCCCCTTTACGTTGTGGACGGTGTGCCCATCCAGGGTGATATCACCAACGTAAACCCTGATGATATTGCTTCCATTACCGTACTGAAAGGCCCTAACGCCGCAGCGCTTTATGGAAACCGTGCCAACAATGGTGCGATCATCATTACAACCAAAGGGGGTAAAGCCGGTGGATTCAAAGTCAGCCTCAGCTCTACCTACATGGCTACCCAACCTATCCTTCTTACTCAATATCAAAACGAGTATAGCCAGGGCAGCAATGGTACCTATTCTCCTGCTTCTGAAGCTGCATGGGGTGCAAAAATGACCGGACAAAGTGTCGCTCACTGGTCTCCCGATCCAGGATGGTCTCCTACGACTTATTCTCTCAACGGACAACCAAACAACGTTAGCGACTTTTTCCAGACGGGTCACAACTGGGCAACCAACCTCGCCATCTCCGGTGGAACTGAAGCTACTCAGACTTATTTCTCCTATACTTACACTGATGCCGCCGGTATCGTACCGGGTAACGATCTTGCCCGCCACAACGTGCACCTGCGTATTACGAATAAGCTGTCTGACAGGCTGACACTGGATACCAAACTGAACTATCTGCGGGACGAAATTTCCAACCAGATGCCTCAGGGTGAAAGCTTTGACAACCCGATCCGTCATGCGCTGCGTCTGCCACGTAACATCCGTACCGAAGATGCTTCTCAGTTTGAATACACCCTGCCTTCAGGACGTGTACGTCAAAACTACTGGGTACCAGGTTCCAATGGTGGTGCTAACCCTTACTGGACCATCAACCGTGCGACCAATCAGCGTAACTCAGACCGCGTAATTGCTTTCGCATCTCTGAAATATGATATCGCCGAAGGTTTGTCTTTATCAGCCAGATCTTCTGTTGACCGAATCTTTAGAAATGGTGAAAACAGATGGTGGAATGACAACTATATCATCGCTGACAATGGCCGTTATGCTGTATTCTCCGGTCAGTCTTCAGAATTGAACCTGGATGCGTTGCTGACCTACGAAAAAAACCTGACAGATGACTTCTACTTCAATGTCAACGCAGGTGGCAACATTCGTAAAGAAAGAGGAACTCAGGTAGATGCCAACACAGGTACTGCGCTGACCGTTCCAAACTTCTTCTCTATCGGAAACAGCCAAAACAACATCGCTTCTTACAGCTTTGGAGCTCCCAGAGATGTAAACTCGGTGTATGCTTTTGCAACATTCTCCTATAAAAACGCCATCTTCTTTGACGTTACAGGTCGTAATGACTGGAGTTCAACTCTTCCTTCAGACAACTGGTCATTCTTCTATCCTTCATTTGGATTGAATGCCGTTATATCTGATCTGGTTGATCTTCCAACCTTTATCACCTTCGCAAAAGTAAGAGGTTCATGGGCAGAAGTGGGTAACGATACCCAGCCTTTCCAAACACTTCGTACAGCATCCGTTGTTGCTGGTGGTGCAAATGGATTCCTCGGTCTGAGTACGACAATTCCAAATGCCAACCTGCTTCCTGAGAAAACCCGTTCACTTGAAATCGGTGCAGACATTCGTTTCTTCAACAACCGTGTAGGAATTGATGTTACCTACTACAAGTCTAACTCACTCAACCAGCTGTTCTCAGTAGCACTGCCTGTAGGTTCTGGTGCTTCTCAGTTCTTCACCAATGGTGGTGACGTTCAAAACAGAGGGATTGAAGGTATCCTTTCTCTGCGTCCGGTTGAAACAACTGACTTCCAGTGGGATCTTTCTTTCAACTATACCCGCAACAGAAATGAGGTTATCCAGATCAACGACGAGCGTCCAAGCATTTCCGTCGCTACAGACTTCATGCGTTCATTCCGGATCGAACAAGGAAGACCCTGGGGTGAAGTTTACTCCCGTGGATTCCAGAAAGATGATCAGGGCCGGGTTATCGTAGGTGCAAATGGCCGACCATTGGTTACCAGTGGTCTGACTGAACTTGTCGCCAACTACAACCCCAACTGGCTGGGCGGTATTCGCAACGAATTTAACTATAAAGACCTGAACGTCAGCTTCCTCGTTGATATGCGCTTTGGCGGTAGTGTAACATCACTTACCAATGCTATTATTTATGCTGATGGTCTGACCGAACAAACCCTCCAGGGTCGTGAAGGCGGGCTGGTATTCGGACAAAACTTCTTTGAAGAATACGATGCCGTAAAAGAAGATGGAACACCTAATGATATCCAGATTACCTCAGAAGAGTTTTGGGTAAACTTTGGTGGTCGTAACGCACCCGTAGGTGAAGCTTTCTCTGCTGATGCAACCAACATTCGTATGAGAGAAATTGTATTGGGCTACAGACTGCCTATGTCAGTTGGTGGACTAAATGCAATTACTTTCTCTGTAGTGGGAAGAAACCTGTTTTTCTTCTATAATGCAGCCGGTGATATTGATCCGGAAGTAATTGTTGGAACCGGAACGGCAGCTGAAGGTTTTAACTCTTTTGCTCCTCCTACCATGAGATCTATTGGCGGTAGTATTAAACTTGATTTTTAATTTCTGTGAGGAACAAATTCTGTATTTGGACAGTTAATTGGAGAGCGTAACTGTGTGTAATTAGTAAT
The Bacteroidia bacterium DNA segment above includes these coding regions:
- a CDS encoding NUDIX domain-containing protein; the encoded protein is MSHTHPEKIDPLSIDCTIFGFEDGKLEVLLIRRAIEPSKGKWALPGGFILVKEDIDDASLRILKEMTGVEKLFMEQQQAFGAVNRYPGRRVITLAYFALIQPGNYSLNPGPEASDVRWFDVKGLPELPFDHGAIIDHAVTTLRQKVRHQPIGFELLPEKFTLLQLQELYEAVLGQKLDKPNFRRKMQGMNLLISLNEYQTGVAHRAARLYKFDIERYNKLRESGFVFEV
- the xylA gene encoding xylose isomerase, which codes for MNRLQNFSDSVLTGSVEFFPGIGKIPFEGKESDNPLAFKYYNESQVVGGKSMKDHFRFAVAYWHTLCNTGGDPFGPGTKVFPWQKSADPVQQALDKMDAAFEFITKLGVPYYCFHDVDLVDEGPTIAEYERRMQIVVDYAKEKQAASGVKLLWGTANLFSNPRYMNGAATNPDFHVLPYAATQVRNALDATIALNGENYVFWGGREGYMSLLNTDMKRELDHLARFLHMAKDYARKQGFKGMFFIEPKPMEPTKHQYDFDCATVLNFLREYDLMEDFSLNIEVNHATLASHTFDHELQVAAAAGKLGSIDANRGDYQNGWDTDQFPNNLYEITEAMLVILENGGFGGGGVNFDAKTRRNSTDLSDIFYAHIGAMDVFARALLIADKIRTHSPWQQWRTERYASFDKGKGAEFESGKLSLEDLCSLAIELGEPAQISGRQEMFENLINQYI
- a CDS encoding substrate-binding domain-containing protein gives rise to the protein MKNRIRIKDIAERAQVSRGTVDRVLHNRGNVAPEIKQRILEVLEELNYERNIIASTLAYNRLLRIAILLPDYSDDPFWEEPKNGIEMALKSVEHYGVTVSYYLFDQDDTQSFMNQTEQLLQDAPDAILLAPDFFNESMVFLEKCQQRGIPYMQINTHLARKESCNLGYIGQDTYQSGVLAGRLLSYLIPPESTVGVLHLEKGLPNAHHLIEKEKGFRDFFARHNNGKTKVVQLAFSPFGERQELFDFLDQNLLSVIDIRGLMVTTSRIFLLAEYLQERAMDHISLVGFDLIEKNIQLLEEGKIQFLINQNPFKQGYYGIMNIVEHLIKKSEAESMRMLPLDIAVKENIHYYVKATRDLRVVV
- a CDS encoding SusC/RagA family TonB-linked outer membrane protein; protein product: MNHIRQLDFKFTQTSSWKLLSVLSITLLLSTGLFAQTTVTGRVTDASGDGMIGVTVAVKGSNSGALSESNGSYKVSVPSDGVLVFSFLGYETVEEAVNGRTTINVSMKEQDITADEVIITALGIQRETKALTYAAQSVNTDEIAKARDLNVVNSLSGKVAGLSISPSGAGVGAPSRVILRGNRSIAGNSQPLYVVDGVPIQGDITNVNPDDIASITVLKGPNAAALYGNRANNGAIIITTKGGKAGGFKVSLSSTYMATQPILLTQYQNEYSQGSNGTYSPASEAAWGAKMTGQSVAHWSPDPGWSPTTYSLNGQPNNVSDFFQTGHNWATNLAISGGTEATQTYFSYTYTDAAGIVPGNDLARHNVHLRITNKLSDRLTLDTKLNYLRDEISNQMPQGESFDNPIRHALRLPRNIRTEDASQFEYTLPSGRVRQNYWVPGSNGGANPYWTINRATNQRNSDRVIAFASLKYDIAEGLSLSARSSVDRIFRNGENRWWNDNYIIADNGRYAVFSGQSSELNLDALLTYEKNLTDDFYFNVNAGGNIRKERGTQVDANTGTALTVPNFFSIGNSQNNIASYSFGAPRDVNSVYAFATFSYKNAIFFDVTGRNDWSSTLPSDNWSFFYPSFGLNAVISDLVDLPTFITFAKVRGSWAEVGNDTQPFQTLRTASVVAGGANGFLGLSTTIPNANLLPEKTRSLEIGADIRFFNNRVGIDVTYYKSNSLNQLFSVALPVGSGASQFFTNGGDVQNRGIEGILSLRPVETTDFQWDLSFNYTRNRNEVIQINDERPSISVATDFMRSFRIEQGRPWGEVYSRGFQKDDQGRVIVGANGRPLVTSGLTELVANYNPNWLGGIRNEFNYKDLNVSFLVDMRFGGSVTSLTNAIIYADGLTEQTLQGREGGLVFGQNFFEEYDAVKEDGTPNDIQITSEEFWVNFGGRNAPVGEAFSADATNIRMREIVLGYRLPMSVGGLNAITFSVVGRNLFFFYNAAGDIDPEVIVGTGTAAEGFNSFAPPTMRSIGGSIKLDF